The genomic region AAATCAATCAGATAGTCCTGCTGGTGAAATGAAGAACACAGTTGTAAGTATGTAGGGACATCAAATAAGCTTTTTCCTTTATTGCGCAGGAATTATACCCATGACGATCTCATAGGTCCACATTAGGTCACAGTAaaaacataaaagtacaaaaagaaaatgatctaatgcagggttcttcaaaccaaggTTCGGGACCCATTACTAGGTCTgagacagaaatatgtatttactagaCAAATATGTGATATCAAGTACAGCCATGAGATCTCCTAAAAACACAACTAAACCGAAATCATGTCTGTGGCATCTAGAAATGGAATTTAGTGTTCACTttcttaaaatgttttgtttttatttcatactcacattttcatGGTTCATCTTCTTAAACAGGATTTCTTCAGCAATATTTGATCGTGATGTAACAGTTTGCTGTTCTGTCTTATAAGTTGCATGGGTTTTTACACAAAACATGTTACAAACTGTGTTTTGAAAAACCGCAATTTACGTTATCTAGAGCCTTGTGCTGTCACCTTCTTTAAGTAATAGATACAGTGAGGTTTGGAATTTGTCAATATTTTCAAACTTGTCACTTAGCGTTTTTTTTACGATTTACAGAACAACAACTGTAAAAACCCTGTTATAGAAGGTGAGAACTTGTGGACATGTTTTCTATTTTTGCAAGATTTTCATGTAAAATAATGAAGAACACTGCAGGACATTAAAAAAGGTTTTCTTAATAAAttcgaaacaatttttttaaaaataattaatgtttaataaattatacacaaaaacacataatTGAGCAAACAGTTTCAGTATAGCCATCATGCACATATACAAATGATATTCAGATAAACCGTTATAataaacaccactctatccaattgcaaaacacaaTGTTGATTAACACTGTTAAACTATATTGGATTTCATGTCATGTCATGTTAACGGAAAAACAAAAGTCTGTTCCTGATACGCTatgcaaggggttaaacacagtcaaAGTCAGATTCAGGGCAGCAATGCagttactaggagctagctgaacacatctggtgagccaatgacaagagaaaaatgtgtgtagccaccaatcgccagctagcttccagtagtgcattgctgctcctgagagtacctaggtatgctttgtgacaaagaataccaggagaacaaagtaaatctgataacaaaagtaaatataaaatttcttaaaattgaattctctatttgaaccatgaaagttttattttgactttaatgtccttttaatttgccAAATTGAAATATGGCTCCCATGTTTTCTGCTTTCTTGCTAATTTATTTTCTCATTCCTATTTGTAAAggaagaaatatttaaaataatttgttactTTACTATTTCCCTTTGtaacaaaaaaacattgtttttatgCTCATGGGAGTGTCATGTTCTATTTAAAGAGCCGGTGAGCAATCTGTCTCATGGACAAGTTCTACACAATCGcgcacttcctgttagctttaaaATCTAAACAGTCAACatgaactttaaagggatatgaaagtctgttaaaaaaaaaaaaaaaaaaaagcagtagcttatactttaaaaaagtaaaaatccatttaaaatgatgaataatacatattgctatgattttcttttttattttttttctttaacatcaTTTgcgcagggtccattacttctgtcacagccctacaaggagctgGGGTCTCTGCAGGAAGGCTTATATAGCTTGATAAAAGAACAATGTGGGAGAGATGTTACACAAActaaaaagattatatatatatatatttatattatacaatataaatgaacaggcatggaagttattctagcttttgttctatctcaggagtgctgttctctctcttttttcacatttatgtaaattactcttgggtcaccctaagagtaatgggtaagccagacgtggagcccgtgcacacatgtccttagagagatacaactgcacctcactgacgaagcccacagaaggccgaaacgattgtctggggttgttgtttctcttgttcagagaagaattgcctggtatttcggcgctggactgtcattgggcagggtcagactgatatgctacaggatattttttctctgtgaaggggcttagtgtgctaaaagaacgcgcaccctgagttgcaatataaatgaacaggcatggaagttattctagcttttgttctatctcaggagtgctgttctctctctttttttcacacacacacacacacacacacatatatatattttttttacattatatatatatatatatatatatatatatatatatatatatatatatatatatatatatatatatatatatatatatatatatatatttatatttatctcaaCTCTTCAAACAGCACAAAAAAGAAGGCTTATAACTACAAACCTTGAACTTGAGGCACACAAACGGTTAATGGTGATTACCACAACGTAAGATTATGTCCATGTATCAGGCATAAGGACAACTGTGGCCGAATACACATACATCAAGGGAGTTCATCTGTACACACTTGCAACAGAGGTGTCTCGCCACCACAGTAGAGTCCCTGTACACTTACAATTGTAGCCACTGGTTAGTGTAATTGCTGTAGGAGTCCTTCATCTTCCTTACTCTCGGCGTCCCTATTCGCAGCTCCACGCCACTCCAAAGCTCTGCCTCTAACTGGAATCCAAATCTGTCAGCGGGTAGGACGTATCCGGCGTGGGCTGACGATGGACAACCAACCGTTATCCTCCTATAGCGGAGGCAAAGGATAGAGTACGTTCTGTTCCAATCCACGTATTCGCTGGCCGCTCAATAGCTGAGTGATGTGCGTTCTCTCAGTGTCCAGGTAAAAGTGTGTGAGAGGAGATATTCAGGCAGGAGTTGGATGCTCAATCAGGCCAATGTAAACCATCCAAAAACGAACAAAGAGCAATCCAAAaagtatataaaacataacatttatatgaaatatattatctagcttgatgtcataaaacctCTAGAGTAACAAtagtttagtattaagtgaatactTGACTAAcagtcagatttgcccatgctcagtaggggcAGAATGTAACCTAAGTGACTAACATGTCAGATATCTTATCTCCCTCAGGACAGTGGGTACAATGAAAATTTCTaaatgctcattttgcaagaaaacaagttatttgcttcttttttttaatggttattgattttatatttttctaaaggatatagatagataatatccATTTAACTGTCTGTCTTACAAAAATATGTTTTGcatgcttaaaggtacagtctacacctgaagttttattgtttttagaagatagataatcccctttattacccattccccagttttgcataaccaaccgttatattaatatactttttacccctgtgattaccttgtatctaagcctcttatgacagccccctgatcacatgactttttattatctattgatttgcatttaaaccaattagtgcagtgtctgccacaagccatgggcgtgatcacaatgttatctatatggctcacatgaactagcagtatcctgttgtgaaaagctaataaaaagcatgtaataagaggctgtctatagtagctaagaaacaggcagacatttagaggtttagatgttataaagtatattaatataacaatgttggttgtgcaaagctgaggaatgggtagcaaaggcgttatctatcttttcaaacaataacaattttagtgttgactgtccctttaagtagagcttTTTTATTCACAATATAATTTTTAGAAATTATTTCTGAAAGCAGTGGTAGACTAAAAAAATGTAGTACTTTTCCATCAGCATTGAAGCCCTTGCACCTTCTATAGCATCATTTAGTTTTTAAGAAAAGAAGGTTCTAAAAATCCCCCTGTCCTGTCACATTTATCCTCCCAGTACCAGAAAATGCTCCACTGTTTTCCTTTGTGAATATGCTGAGTAAGAAGCAAGGCAACTGATTTACCATTGTTACACATTTTACAATAGGCCAATAGCAAATCTAAACCTTTGCATAGTAATACATTAGTGATAGTAATCGGAAATCTATAAGCTATAGAAGAAGCATCTTTTCATATTGCATTGCTGAATTATATAACCTCTATTTTTAGCACCAAACGTCAACCACTATTGGGAGTTTGTGTTGAACAATATAGTGACACAACTAGGTAACATAACAACATTTATAtcacttattttaaagggacatgattcagataaagaatatgattttaaactactttcaaatttacttctattaaatttgtttcattcttttgaaaTCATTTGTTTTGAAAGAGCAACAATTTATTATAGGGAACTAGCTGAACCAAAAGCATATACgcacagctactaatcatcagctagctcctagtagtatattgctgctcctgagcatgcttttcaacaaaggatatatagaaaAGCAAGCTAAAACtttatgctttatctgattcatgaaagaaaaaattgcggtttcatgtacctttttaaagggacagtcaacactaaaattgttattgtataaaaatatagaaaatgccTTCACTAccgattccccagctttgtacaaccaacattgttatattaatattctttataacctttaaacctctaaatttctgtctgtttctaagccactacagacagcctcttatcacaggaattttatttgcttttcacaacaggggagtgctagttcatgtaaaccataaagataacattgtgctcgcgcccatggctgacactgcactaattggctaaaatgcaagtcaatagataataaataaaaagtcatgtgatcagttgactgtcagaagatgcttagatacaaggtaaaggaGGTCAAAGCATACaccattttaatatactttttaaaatgGTGTAATGGGGATGTGACATGGTGGCAGTGGAGGAGCTAAAGACGTCATTTTAAATTAATAATGACTTGATCATTGTATTTAACATAAGTAGAAACATTATTTTTGGTGGAGTTGCATCTTGTGATGAACGGATTCTATTTACATTGTGTTTTTGATGGTGCTGACCTTTTCTATCTCCTCTTTCGCTGTGTTCCTTTCCTGTTTAGGGTATCAGTGCATTCCTTGTTAAAATGCCAACTCCTGGTCTGTCTCTGGGGAAAAAAGAAGACAAGCTGGGTATCCGAGCCTCTTCCACAGCCAATCTGATCTTTGAGGATTGTCACATTCCAAAAGAAAATCTTCTAGGACAACCAGGAATGGGTTTCAAAATTGCTATGGTAACGGACCAAGTTTGGTTTGTGTATGATTGATATTGTTTTCTGAAATCCCATTGTAGATTAATTTACTTTCTATGTGCAGCAAACATTAGATTCAGGAAGGATTGGAATTGCAGCACAGGCACTTGGAATTGCACAGGCTGCTCTAGATTGTGCTGTAGATTACGCAGAGAAGCGTTTTGCTTTCGGGGCACCTATCAGCAAACTGCAAGCTATCCAGGTGAGGAATCCTTATATCCTATAATCCTTTATACTCTGGTCACTGAGTGACTACGTTTTTAAAGAATTCTCTCTGCTTCAGTTCAAGCTGGCAGACATGGCAGTGGCTCTAGAGGGTGCAAGGCTGCTCACCTGGCGAGCGTCCATGCTAAAGGACAACAAGAAGCCCTTCACAAAGGTGAGCTTGGAAGTAAAGGACATTTTTTTCCCcctatttcttctttcttttttttatttaaattacatctGTTTAAACCTTTTCTCTGCTCAGGAAGCTGCAATGGCAAAACTTTCTGCATCCGAGGCTGCTACACGTATCGCCCATCAGGTAATCAGCAGATCATACATACTTGGCTGAATGTGAATTAATAAATAGTAACAAACATTAATTGCTAACAATGTGCACGTTATTATAAATGGAAAAaggaaaattatgcttacctgataaattgatttcttttacgatataccgagtccacggtttttatacttgtgggatataatcctcctgctaacaggaagtggcaaagagcaccacagctgctatatagctcctcccttaactcctcccccagtcattcgaccgaaggtataggaagagaaagggaaaaactaaaaaggtgcagaggtgactgaagtttataacaattaaatcctgtcccaaaatgacagggtgggccgtggactcggtatatcgtaaaagaaatcaatttatcaggtaagcataaatttccttttcttttacaagatataccaagtccacggttttcatcctttacttgtgggataccaataccaaagctttaggacatggctgaaagggagggacaagacaggaacctaaacggaaggcaccactgcttgaagcacctttttcccaaaaatagcctcagaagaagcaaaagtatcacatttgtaaaattttgaaaaagtatgaagggaggaccaagtcgcagccttacaaatctgttcaacagaagcatcgattttaaaagcccatgtggaagccacagctctagtggaatgaaccgtaatcttttcaggaggctgctgtccagcagtctcatatgccaggcggatgatgcttttcagccaaaaagagagagcggtagccgtagctttttgacccctacgtttcccggaATAAACATCaaatagggaagatgtttgacggaaatccttggtcgcctgtaagtaaaacttcaaggcacgaaccacgtccaagttatgtaatggacattccttcttagaagaaggattaggacacaaggaaggaacaacaatttcctgattaatattcttattaggaaggaatccaggtttagtacgcaaaaccaccttatcagaatggaatataagtgtACGTATATCTCAGCGCCAACTATACCTTGTGTGCCCGGATGatggtggtacctagctgccacctagatataatcaaatgagaatagtgtatccaggcgccaacaaatggaggctaaggttaaagtttatcaatatttattcaagaTAATTCTTCTCTTATATACAGTTTAGTAGTTAAAAACTTGTtaagacaatttaaaacaataatatggtgattaaaatctatcagagacgcatggatccacgctaaaagaattaaattaaaaaacaataatctataatctTAAACTTTTAAGCAGGGTATAGATATACAATTTCAACAATGtgtgtttttaaacaatttggtgtgatggtgtgtgtgagcaTCTGCTCTACACTGTGATTGTGATGCGAAGTCAAATAGTGAACATTGTGTCTTAAAagacaataacaaaaaatcaataacaaaaaatcaatcctgtgaaaaaaacaatCAGCAAACAGTCCTGTGAGCAAAAAATAGTCCTGTGAGCAAAAAATAATAGTAGTACATGGACAGTCCTGTgagcaaaaaaaattaataatcctgtgcagaaataaaaataaaaatggaaatcaaTTCAGTTGAAAACAAAAACTCGCTCCTGTGCGAGAGAAAAATCACTTCTGTGTGGCAAATATCCAGAAAAACGTGATGTGTGtatcaaaagaaaaatgttgaaaaaacgttgcaagaaataaaatgataaaaaacagtgctctgtggagactgagctccaagctgaaagtaaaaacaaTTTGCTAGAAGTAACAAACAAATATGCCGATCGATAAAaacctgtggggaaaaaaatagatacaatgtgtagATAATTTTTCAATcgtaccctcctagtggaatatagcttaccaggtctacgcgtttcggccttgtctaggcctttatcaagactaatggtaagctggtagtttgggcCTTATATAGAGAACTCCAATCCGTGACCGGAAGTGCCAATTATCTGTGACTTCCGGTTTTTCGTTGTGATagttgtctctatatatatatatacttattttatgtaAGTGATGTCTTATATATCTAGTGGTATATCATCTTATATAATGCCACAAGGGGTTTGTTTGGggcacctttggggtattttactcTTTCTTAACCTCCGTTTGtttgattacgtcacttccggttggggaTAAATGGCCAAATCGTGCCTAAATTTCACTGTTAGAGACCAAAATTCTGGTCGaacctttattattatttgtaattattttgttatataatcaTGATTGATCAGGATCCATTTATTTCGATCTCTTATATCTATTAGTTTTAGTTCCGATTTCCGGAAGACCCCATTGGATGTGACGTCACCACTGGTATACATTGATGATTGGTTTAACTAGTATGGCCCTATCAGCAAAGAGTGTAGTTTGTGTAAGAAGAGGGGAAGTTCAACTGGTATCTCTAATTCTGCCTATTGGGAATAAATACTTGCTGACATTATTCCTAACAGATTACGATAACTGGCGGAGATTGAATTTCTAAAATTGTATAAGTTACGAAagttaataaaacactttttacgTTTTCGTATACGTTTCTCATATATTTCAGAGTGGGGTTAGATATTGTCAGTATTACCTTGTATTCATCAAATAAAGACTTTATATAATTTGCCTATGTCTGCGTAATTTTTTCTGTGTTAGATTAATCCTTTCTATTGTGTATgtgaaatttctcctatagtgaatCGTTAGTTTATTTAACAATATAGTCTATATTGATGTGTTCCTTTATGTTGTATATGTGAACATTCATCCATAGCTAATTGCTATTATAATAGTTCAATGGTTTTAATCCACTTGTTCTATAAGTATGCTTTTTGGGTTAAAAAAACTATGAAAGATATTCTTTACCTACATATTGCGTTACTATAGTTGCTATTCATAGTTGCTCCATTTGTTAAGTGGATACACGCTAGGATTAAGAAAAAAGGTCGTTTCTTAACTTGTGTGCTTTAACTTTTAGATATGTgtgctttaatttttaaaatagatgggtgAATGGGGGTTTGTGGTCATGAGAGAAAGATGATGTTTATATAATATCTGGACGAGTTTTGACAATAATTATTTTATCAATTATAGATTTGATAATGTGTTTGTACAGTGTGAAATCGAAAGTTGGTCTAAAACTTTCCCTTGATATTTAAACTCTAAATTAGGAGTTGATACATTTTAATTCTTTTGGGGTTGAGGGTGACTACGAAGTAGGGATGAGATGGTTGTATGTTCTCTATTAGCGCTAGTTCGGACATCTCGCTGTCTATCCTCGTGGATTGTCTATTCTTACTTTGCTTTTGAAGCTTAGACTGCAAAGAGACTGCGATTTCTAGAGGATTTCTAGAAggattttttgaatttttattgagtttttagaGAGACGGCTAGAGTATCCTTGGCTGAAATGTATCTTTAGATACATAAATGTGAAACTGCCGTAAATTATTAAACTCAGGAAGGGGAAATGGGAAGGAATCACGTACATATAGATAGAGTATGTTAAAGGAACCGTCCTATATATGTTCTAGATCTTTTTGCTAGCCTCTAATTCTTTTATATAGAGGCTGCTTGCTCTTATAGatgtaatttatttcttcaatgctTGCTGatatatttcttcaataaagactTATACCCAGAGGGGAGATaatcataattttaattttaatcttaaTTTTCATTGGGCCCAATTAGAGGAGAggggtatacatacatatatatatatatatatatatatatatatatatattcatatatattctcgGTTTGGACATAATTAGATCAGATGAGACAAgtcttccttattgttcaatcctTTTGGGTGGAGACAGTCTAGAttaaagatccactttgattctgcggataatagtttttttgtgtagtttccacctctccaatcttttcCAATTTTCTGGATGCCCATATAGGTTAATTCTTTGATGTTTCCCTTATGTTTGGTTGAAAAATGTCTGTACAGGGCTGTGTCCATATTCAACTTCTCTATTAGTAGTATGTGTTCGCGTATCCGGTCTTTTAGGATTCTTGACGTCTGGCCCACGTATTGAAGACCACATGAACACTGTAGCACGTATATCACTCCACTGTCTTGAcatctaattaactctttcactttgtattcttctttAGTTGTGAAGCTGCAAAACGTGTTGGATTTCTTGCCACATTTGCAAGCCTTACATAGTAGACATGGAAAGAatcctttcacttcttttccaAATATGTCCGTTacccctttcttcttcttcttcttctctatagTTGGGGCTAGTCGACTCTTCAAATTCTTGGTTTTTCGGTATACGAACTTTGGTTTCTGTGGTAGTTTGTCACCAATTAGGTCATCATCTTTTAGGAGTGACCAATGCTTCTGGAATATTTTTTCGATAATGTCCTTATTCTCGCTGTATTCCGTGATCATGGCTACATTGATACAGTCATTTTCCACCGGAGATGTTCTCCTTTTGTATTTCAAAAGTTCCTTCCTTTCTGTATTATCAATTTCTTGAATTTTTTGATCCAGCATACTCTCATCATATCCCCTTTCCAGAAATTTTCTTTTGATGACTTTGGCCTGCTCTTCCCATTTATCTTCTGTAGAACAGTTCTTCTTAATCCTTACCAATTGACCCTTggggatgttgtttttccagctcttgtggtggcaactcatactatgtatatagttgttactgtcaacatttttaaaatgtgtagatgtttcaattttaccctcttacatacatatatatatatagatacatttcaGCCAAGGATACTCTAGCCGTCTCtctaaaaactcaataaaaattcaaaaaatccTTCTAGAAATCCTCTAGAAATCGCAGTCTCTTTGCAGTCTAAGCTTCAAAAGCAAAGTAAGAATAGACAATCCACGAGGATAGACAGCGAGATGTCCGAACTAGCGCTAATAGAGAACATACAACCATCTCATCCCTACTTCGTAGTCACCCTCAACCCCAAAAGAATTAAAATGTATCAACTCCTAATTTAGAGTTTAAATATCAAGGGAAAGTTTTAGACCAACTTTCGATTTCACACTGTACAAACACATTATCAAATCTATAATTGATAAAATAATTATTGTCAAAACTCGTCCAGATATTATATAAACATCATCTTTCTCTCATGACCACAAACCCCCATTcacccatctattttaaaaattaaagcacACATATCTAAAAGTTAAAGCACACAAGTTAAGAAACGACCTTTTTTCTTAATCCTAGCGTGTATCCACTTAACAAATGGAGCAACTATGAATAGCAACTATAGTAACGCAATATGTAGGTAAAGAATATCTTTCATAGTTTTTTTAACCCAAAAAGCATACTTATAGAACAAGTGGATTAAAACCATTGAACTATTATAATAGCAATTAGCTATGGATGAATGTTCACATATACAACATAAAGGAACACATCAATATAGACTATATTGTTAAATAAACTAACGattcactataggagaaatttcacATACACAATAGAAAGGATTAATCTAACACAGAAAAAATTACGCAGACATAGGCAAATTATATAAAGTCTTTATTTGATGAATACAAGGTAATACTGACAATATCTAACCCCACTCTGAAATATATGAGAAACGTATACGAAAAcgtaaaaagtgttttattaactTTCGTAACTTATACAATTTTAGAAATTCAATCTCCGCCAGTTATCGTAATCTGTTAGGAATAATGTCAGCAAGTATTTATTCCCAATAGGCAGAATTAGAGATACCAGTTGAACTTCCCCTCTTCTTACACAAACTACACTCTTTGCTGATAGGGCCATACTAGTTAAACCAATCATCAATGTATACCAGTGGTGACGTCACATCCAATGGGGTCTTCCGGAAATCGGAACTAAAACTAATAGATATAAGAGATCGAAATAAATGGATCCTGATCAATCAtgattatataacaaaataattacaaataataataaaggttCGACCAGAATTTTGGTCTCTAACAGTGAAATTTAGGCACGATTTGGCCATTTAtcccca from Bombina bombina isolate aBomBom1 chromosome 2, aBomBom1.pri, whole genome shotgun sequence harbors:
- the ACADS gene encoding short-chain specific acyl-CoA dehydrogenase, mitochondrial translates to MPTPGLSLGKKEDKLGIRASSTANLIFEDCHIPKENLLGQPGMGFKIAMQTLDSGRIGIAAQALGIAQAALDCAVDYAEKRFAFGAPISKLQAIQFKLADMAVALEGARLLTWRASMLKDNKKPFTKEAAMAKLSASEAATRIAHQAIQILGGMGYVTEMPAERHYRDARITEIYEGTSEIQRLVIANQLLKEYRS